The following proteins come from a genomic window of Rhodospirillaceae bacterium:
- a CDS encoding TIGR02302 family protein has translation MTQDWKQLLQLRRLISRRLSLARMSLLIERLSAALCVPVFIIGIFIAVGLFDLLPLLPSIAHGLVLVAATSAILWSGYIGLSKFSWPTTLEARHALESSSGVDHRPLTAWEDNLSYKADRSQNRLWMAHRLRMRPLIERLKAPFPRSVFALRDHYALRSIVVILCVVGAISARDDIAPRFIRALNPALAADTGPVDVKVWLTPPAYTNRPPVLLDPAMEKASATAITVPVGTTALAVVTGTKRPTRLVVEDTVIELLSMDDSSLRYEGPLPSGERLDVRQSGKTLASWDLKPLADAPPTIAIAEPPQETGRSRLSIRYTAKDDYGITSVTARLERPFETRPYAKNWAKNFSISVPPLSTTEVNHHSFHDLTAHPWAGETVNLALTAKDAAGQTGASDTVEFRLPERSFSHLVAATIIQYRKDLINDPSTARMAARALSRLMEVPEGYGGDVIAHLAMASAKNRLNLQDATDVLDGVIDLMWQAAIRMEDGAMAVAEQALDAAEEALSEAIENGASPEEISRLIERLQRALVEYYQALAEKMPEGSFPLSDQGELQTMGSEDLAQMMEQLRELSQLGAEEAAKEMLADLRNMLETLRNAALSPMTNPDVEAARQMMEELKQITEEQSEMLNSSFEQARQRALQQNQEDSSDTTQSQPQSEQQGQEGETAQSDPSRAESGEGAAKEQDNLRQRLGDLMGRMAEMTGQVPGELGDADSSMRSAESALREESWRQASDAQAQALANLQSGMQGAAQQMMQALAEQGLAGLIPLPGQGGQPFGALGQNLGPDQEDDLELPTQPDTRGLSQRSREILDEIRRRAGQRLRPQEERQYLRRLLEQF, from the coding sequence ATGACCCAAGATTGGAAACAATTACTGCAACTGCGGCGGCTGATCAGCCGACGTCTATCATTGGCACGCATGAGCCTGCTGATAGAGCGCCTCAGCGCGGCCCTCTGTGTTCCTGTCTTCATCATCGGCATATTTATCGCCGTCGGATTGTTTGATCTCCTCCCTCTGCTCCCGAGTATCGCTCATGGCCTTGTTTTGGTGGCCGCCACCAGCGCAATTTTATGGTCAGGCTATATTGGACTTTCAAAATTTTCTTGGCCAACGACGTTAGAGGCGCGTCACGCTCTTGAAAGCTCGTCTGGTGTTGATCATCGCCCGCTGACGGCGTGGGAAGACAACCTCAGCTACAAAGCTGACCGCAGCCAGAACCGGCTTTGGATGGCGCACCGGTTGCGTATGCGTCCTTTGATTGAGCGTTTAAAAGCACCTTTCCCACGTTCGGTCTTTGCGTTACGGGACCACTACGCCCTGCGCAGCATTGTCGTGATCTTATGTGTTGTTGGAGCCATCTCAGCGCGAGACGATATCGCGCCACGTTTTATCCGTGCACTAAATCCAGCACTTGCCGCAGATACCGGACCTGTGGATGTTAAGGTTTGGTTGACTCCTCCCGCATATACGAACCGACCGCCAGTCCTACTTGATCCGGCGATGGAAAAAGCTTCAGCCACGGCCATCACCGTGCCAGTCGGAACCACTGCCCTGGCCGTTGTGACGGGAACCAAACGCCCGACGCGATTGGTCGTTGAAGACACAGTCATCGAGTTGCTCTCAATGGATGACTCCAGCCTGCGGTATGAAGGCCCGTTACCTAGCGGCGAACGCTTAGACGTCAGGCAATCTGGCAAAACACTCGCATCCTGGGATTTGAAACCATTAGCAGACGCACCACCGACAATCGCCATCGCAGAACCACCTCAGGAAACCGGTCGTTCCCGTCTCAGCATTCGCTATACCGCGAAAGATGATTATGGCATCACCTCAGTCACTGCTCGGTTAGAGCGTCCATTTGAGACACGCCCTTACGCAAAAAATTGGGCTAAAAATTTCTCGATTTCAGTTCCCCCGCTCTCAACAACAGAAGTGAATCACCACTCTTTTCACGACCTAACGGCGCACCCGTGGGCAGGCGAAACTGTGAACCTCGCCCTTACGGCAAAAGATGCAGCAGGACAAACCGGTGCAAGTGACACTGTTGAATTTCGTTTGCCTGAGCGGTCTTTCTCACACCTGGTGGCCGCTACAATTATTCAGTACCGCAAAGACCTCATCAACGATCCCTCAACCGCGCGCATGGCAGCGCGAGCCTTGAGCCGATTGATGGAGGTTCCTGAAGGATATGGGGGAGATGTCATTGCCCACTTGGCAATGGCCAGTGCCAAAAACCGCCTCAACCTCCAAGATGCAACAGACGTATTAGACGGCGTCATCGATCTAATGTGGCAAGCCGCCATCCGTATGGAAGATGGTGCCATGGCGGTTGCAGAACAAGCTCTGGATGCTGCTGAAGAGGCCCTGAGCGAAGCCATTGAGAATGGCGCCTCTCCAGAAGAAATAAGTCGCCTTATAGAACGGCTCCAACGCGCTTTGGTCGAGTACTATCAGGCTCTGGCTGAAAAAATGCCAGAGGGCAGTTTTCCCCTGAGCGACCAGGGTGAATTGCAAACAATGGGATCGGAAGACTTAGCGCAAATGATGGAGCAGTTGCGTGAACTCTCACAATTGGGCGCGGAAGAAGCCGCAAAAGAGATGCTGGCTGATCTGCGCAATATGCTCGAAACTTTGCGAAATGCTGCCCTGTCACCCATGACCAATCCCGACGTGGAAGCGGCGCGTCAGATGATGGAAGAGCTAAAACAGATCACTGAAGAGCAATCCGAGATGCTCAATTCATCCTTTGAGCAAGCACGCCAACGCGCCTTGCAGCAGAACCAGGAAGACTCATCTGACACAACCCAAAGCCAGCCTCAGTCCGAGCAACAAGGGCAAGAGGGTGAAACGGCTCAATCCGATCCCAGCAGGGCAGAATCAGGTGAAGGTGCCGCCAAGGAGCAAGACAACCTGCGGCAGCGTTTGGGAGACCTTATGGGGCGTATGGCAGAAATGACGGGCCAAGTGCCCGGAGAGTTAGGCGATGCGGACTCTTCGATGCGGAGCGCAGAATCCGCTTTGCGCGAAGAATCCTGGCGTCAAGCCTCAGATGCCCAGGCCCAGGCTCTGGCCAACCTTCAGTCGGGCATGCAGGGCGCCGCTCAACAGATGATGCAAGCCTTAGCTGAACAGGGGTTAGCTGGTCTTATTCCGCTCCCTGGTCAAGGTGGTCAGCCCTTTGGAGCCCTCGGCCAAAATCTTGGCCCCGATCAGGAAGATGATCTAGAACTCCCCACGCAGCCAGATACCCGGGGACTCTCCCAAAGATCACGTGAAATATTAGACGAGATACGGCGGCGGGCCGGTCAGCGGTTGCGGCCTCAAGAGGAACGTCAATATTTACGACGCCTCCTGGAGCAGTTTTAG
- the lysA gene encoding diaminopimelate decarboxylase, producing the protein MNHFQYRDGILHAEDVPIPEIAAAVGTPFYCYSSATLTRHYRVFTDALTGLDTMVCFSAKANGNLAVLKLLGDLGAGCDVVSGGEFKRALAAGIPAEKIVFSGVGKTEEELAFAVENGVGQINVESESELNHLNTISVALGKRAPIALRVNPDVHAETHDKISTGRKEDKFGVAWDDAPKLYSLANAMPGLDVRGVAVHIGSQITNLAPFEAAFAKVAGLVTDLRDLGIDIRTVDLGGGLGVPYKRDNDTPPSPEEYGQVVRRTVGDLGCKILFEPGRVIAANAGILVTKVIYLKHGETKEFVIVDAAMNDLIRPAMYDAHHDVLPVTEPSAGAPVTNMDIVGPICETGDRFVRDTRLSLPNEGDLIAFTTAGAYGAVMSSTYNARPLVPEVLVKEAEFAVVRRRPPVEDLWALESLPDWATENSRV; encoded by the coding sequence ATGAACCACTTCCAATATCGTGACGGTATTCTTCATGCAGAAGACGTTCCGATACCTGAAATAGCGGCTGCGGTGGGCACACCGTTTTACTGTTACTCATCAGCAACGCTCACCCGCCACTATCGTGTCTTTACCGATGCCCTAACAGGGCTAGATACCATGGTGTGTTTTTCCGCAAAAGCAAACGGCAATCTCGCTGTTTTGAAATTGCTCGGTGATCTTGGAGCAGGCTGTGACGTGGTGTCTGGCGGTGAATTTAAGCGCGCCCTCGCCGCCGGTATCCCCGCAGAAAAAATTGTGTTCTCCGGCGTTGGCAAAACAGAAGAAGAGTTGGCCTTTGCTGTCGAGAATGGTGTTGGCCAAATTAACGTGGAATCAGAATCAGAACTGAACCACCTCAACACCATCTCGGTTGCATTGGGAAAGCGGGCACCAATCGCCTTGCGGGTTAATCCTGACGTTCACGCAGAAACCCACGACAAAATTTCAACCGGTCGAAAAGAAGATAAGTTTGGCGTGGCCTGGGACGATGCGCCGAAACTTTATAGCTTAGCCAACGCTATGCCCGGTCTCGATGTCCGTGGCGTTGCGGTCCACATTGGCTCACAAATCACAAACCTCGCCCCCTTCGAGGCAGCTTTTGCAAAAGTCGCAGGCTTGGTCACGGATTTACGGGACCTGGGCATTGATATCCGCACTGTCGATCTGGGCGGCGGCCTTGGCGTTCCTTACAAGAGAGACAACGACACCCCCCCCAGCCCGGAAGAATACGGCCAAGTGGTGCGCCGGACCGTTGGGGATTTGGGGTGTAAAATTCTATTCGAGCCCGGTCGGGTGATTGCAGCAAACGCAGGTATTCTGGTTACCAAAGTCATTTACCTTAAGCACGGCGAAACCAAAGAGTTTGTGATTGTTGACGCCGCCATGAACGACCTCATACGACCGGCCATGTACGATGCCCATCATGATGTTCTGCCGGTCACTGAACCATCGGCGGGAGCCCCTGTTACTAATATGGATATTGTAGGGCCAATCTGTGAAACTGGAGACCGATTCGTCCGCGACACTCGTTTATCGCTGCCAAACGAAGGGGACCTCATCGCCTTCACGACTGCTGGCGCATATGGCGCTGTCATGTCATCGACTTATAATGCCAGACCTCTTGTTCCCGAAGTGCTGGTCAAAGAGGCAGAGTTTGCGGTGGTCCGCCGCCGTCCGCCCGTCGAAGACCTCTGGGCTTTGGAGAGTCTCCCGGACTGGGCAACGGAGAATTCCAGAGTTTAA
- the argH gene encoding argininosuccinate lyase, with protein sequence MTSQIWGGRFSGGPSDIMEAINASIDFDQRLAKQDIRGSRAHCAMLVAQGILSKEDGNAIMDGLLKIEKDISDGSFTFKRSLEDIHMNIEARLSQLIGEPAGRLHTARSRNDQVATDFRLWVRSAIDTLDDQLKGLQTALIDKAEAHAETIMPGFTHLQAAQPVTFGHHLLAYVEMIGRDRGRFQDARRRLNECPLGAGALAGTSFPLDRERTAKDLDFARPMANSLDAVSDRDFALEFLSTASILSVHLSRLAEELVIWASAQFRFVSFTDAFSTGSSMMPQKRNPDAAELVRGKVGRVVGAMNGLLMVVKGLPLTYSKDMQEDKEPVFDTFDTLELCVAATTGMIGDIRVNEDAMRLAAGAGYTTATDLADWLVREKDVAFRDSHHIAGEVVKVAETKQCDLEDLTAEDLAAVDERLTADALGILSVESSVNSRTSYGGTSPVNVRAQIDNARTRFLVGDEK encoded by the coding sequence ATGACCAGCCAGATTTGGGGCGGTCGGTTCTCCGGCGGTCCGTCTGACATAATGGAAGCAATTAATGCGTCGATCGACTTCGATCAGCGCCTTGCCAAGCAGGACATCAGGGGCTCCCGCGCGCACTGCGCGATGCTTGTTGCCCAAGGCATCCTGTCCAAAGAAGATGGCAACGCCATTATGGACGGACTTCTGAAGATTGAAAAAGACATAAGCGACGGAAGCTTCACGTTCAAGCGCTCCTTAGAAGACATTCACATGAATATCGAAGCCCGACTGAGCCAGCTGATAGGTGAGCCAGCCGGGCGCCTACATACAGCGCGCTCTAGGAACGACCAAGTTGCGACCGATTTCAGGCTTTGGGTTCGGTCAGCCATCGATACTTTAGATGATCAACTCAAAGGTCTCCAGACGGCTCTGATTGATAAAGCAGAAGCCCATGCCGAAACGATCATGCCTGGCTTTACGCATCTGCAGGCCGCTCAGCCCGTCACCTTTGGTCATCATTTGCTGGCGTATGTTGAAATGATCGGGCGCGACAGAGGCCGCTTCCAGGACGCCAGAAGGCGGCTAAACGAGTGTCCGCTTGGTGCTGGCGCGCTGGCGGGAACCTCTTTTCCGCTTGATAGAGAGCGCACCGCCAAAGATCTCGATTTCGCACGCCCCATGGCCAACTCTCTGGACGCTGTATCAGACAGAGACTTCGCCCTCGAATTTCTTTCAACAGCGTCGATCCTGTCTGTACACCTTTCACGACTGGCTGAAGAATTGGTCATCTGGGCCAGTGCTCAGTTTAGATTTGTGTCCTTTACGGATGCTTTCTCGACTGGCAGCTCAATGATGCCGCAAAAACGTAATCCGGATGCGGCGGAGTTGGTGCGCGGCAAAGTCGGGCGAGTGGTTGGCGCCATGAACGGCCTGCTGATGGTCGTCAAAGGGCTGCCGCTGACCTATTCGAAAGATATGCAGGAAGATAAAGAACCCGTTTTCGACACGTTCGATACTTTGGAACTTTGTGTCGCTGCCACCACAGGCATGATCGGTGATATACGCGTCAACGAAGACGCCATGCGGCTGGCCGCAGGAGCCGGATATACAACCGCGACAGACCTTGCCGATTGGTTGGTCAGAGAGAAAGACGTTGCCTTCAGAGACTCACATCACATTGCTGGCGAAGTCGTAAAAGTCGCTGAGACGAAACAATGTGACCTGGAAGACCTCACGGCAGAGGATTTGGCTGCCGTTGATGAACGGCTGACAGCAGATGCGCTTGGGATTTTATCCGTAGAATCATCGGTCAACAGCCGAACAAGTTATGGCGGTACGAGTCCGGTTAACGTGAGAGCTCAAATCGACAATGCCAGAACACGTTTCTTGGTGGGAGACGAGAAATGA
- a CDS encoding TlpA disulfide reductase family protein: MPKVSKVSVHSIAALALMAVLTIVSAPMSRAAESGIDKLKWHEEPLAAPETAFQDGNGTDIRLSDFVGKVLVVNLWATWCAPCIREMPTLDTLEADLGGDGFHVIALSQDREGARVAQPFIEKNGWSNLDLYVSDGSTFAREAQVRGLPTTLIIGSDGREVARLEGTAEWDAPEFRALFVQMMSPKD, encoded by the coding sequence ATGCCGAAGGTCTCTAAAGTTTCGGTGCACAGCATCGCCGCACTTGCGCTAATGGCGGTGCTTACCATCGTGTCTGCGCCTATGTCCAGAGCCGCGGAGTCGGGAATTGACAAGTTAAAATGGCATGAGGAGCCGCTAGCCGCCCCTGAGACCGCTTTTCAAGACGGCAATGGCACAGATATTCGTCTCTCAGACTTCGTTGGGAAGGTCTTGGTGGTGAATTTGTGGGCGACATGGTGTGCGCCGTGTATTCGCGAAATGCCGACTCTTGATACTCTGGAAGCTGACTTAGGTGGTGATGGGTTTCATGTGATTGCCTTATCCCAGGACCGTGAGGGGGCCCGAGTTGCTCAGCCGTTTATTGAAAAAAACGGTTGGTCAAACCTGGATCTTTATGTGTCTGACGGCAGCACGTTTGCTCGTGAAGCTCAGGTCCGGGGGTTACCAACGACCCTTATTATTGGATCCGACGGTCGCGAAGTTGCCAGATTAGAGGGAACGGCTGAATGGGATGCTCCTGAGTTCAGAGCTCTTTTTGTTCAAATGATGAGCCCAAAAGACTAG
- a CDS encoding phosphatase PAP2 family protein has protein sequence MSSALKLLSPDLKRLGFWFLWVTAVSLPFILFWDKPLAWYFEEQLDRSIHTLMGDITEAANSAIWFSIAFIGIAACLVLARSAKNAETVLTLKRHARSWGFMIISMATAAVVINALKLITGRYRPRYLFNDNIFGFEPFGVALKMASFPSGHAQSIWSAMVALSFLTPRYTPAYIAVALTVSMSRFLTAVHFVSDVIMSGFISVAVAVLLRRWFERNGQSIQLNQH, from the coding sequence ATGAGTTCAGCACTTAAACTTTTATCCCCTGACCTGAAACGCTTGGGATTCTGGTTTTTGTGGGTCACGGCAGTGTCGCTGCCTTTCATCCTCTTTTGGGACAAGCCCTTAGCGTGGTACTTTGAAGAACAATTAGACAGAAGCATCCATACTCTTATGGGTGACATCACTGAAGCCGCCAACAGTGCAATCTGGTTTAGCATCGCCTTCATTGGTATAGCGGCCTGTCTCGTCTTAGCCCGCAGCGCTAAGAACGCCGAAACCGTTTTAACACTCAAGAGACATGCCAGATCGTGGGGCTTTATGATCATTTCAATGGCAACTGCCGCAGTCGTGATTAATGCCCTGAAGCTCATTACGGGTCGGTATCGGCCACGCTACTTGTTCAATGACAACATCTTCGGGTTTGAGCCATTTGGGGTTGCTCTGAAAATGGCCAGCTTTCCATCGGGCCATGCGCAATCCATCTGGTCTGCCATGGTCGCATTGTCTTTTCTGACTCCGCGCTACACGCCTGCTTATATAGCAGTCGCCCTTACCGTCAGCATGAGCCGTTTTTTGACCGCTGTGCATTTCGTAAGCGATGTGATCATGAGTGGATTCATTAGCGTGGCGGTCGCCGTGTTGCTGCGACGCTGGTTTGAACGAAATGGTCAGTCGATCCAGTTAAATCAGCACTAG
- a CDS encoding glycosyltransferase family 39 protein, giving the protein MQDLTLGIRPYILLTALCLALFLPGISTVPPTDRDEARFMQATKQMLETGDLINIRFQEEPRTKKPVGIHWLQYASVKIFAETQQNTAWMYRVPSAISSWLAVICVFLLGCKLFKGPNGMRAGLIAASLTACTLLMIVEAHLAKTDATLLLTVVLAHMGLAQYYQATIECRPRISAFFLLWGGIGAGLLIKGPVIVAIVLATALALSAADKNFRWLRNTHPLFGFLFAATFILPWTIAASMSGDGNVILTSLSEDFFPKLIGGSEGHGAFPGMHLLLSPITLWPASLIILPGLVLAWRQRHTPAIRFALAWAGATWLMFELVPTKLPHYILPIVPALALAVAGAMSNSTTKTARWGSALWAIVTVLLVGGCLWASATYSGSIAITVVFAACLLSILYALWSHKTEKLLLVPVTAIVTSGLLFGGILPNLTDLALSPRIAKVIAQHRHGSRDPVVLTHFQEPSAVFLLGTNTIITNVDSAADQLTNRQDALAVISSSQRDLMTEALFANQRELVPLDSIAGYNYSKGRSETLLIIRSTDLAVP; this is encoded by the coding sequence GTGCAGGACTTAACGTTAGGCATACGGCCTTATATTCTGCTGACAGCGCTGTGCTTGGCCTTGTTTCTGCCCGGCATTTCCACTGTGCCTCCGACAGACAGAGACGAAGCCCGCTTTATGCAGGCAACAAAGCAGATGTTGGAAACTGGCGATCTGATCAACATCCGTTTCCAGGAGGAGCCTCGCACTAAAAAACCAGTGGGCATTCACTGGCTACAATATGCATCGGTGAAGATTTTTGCAGAGACGCAACAGAATACAGCGTGGATGTATAGAGTCCCGTCTGCCATCTCGTCTTGGCTCGCCGTGATCTGTGTATTCTTGCTCGGATGCAAACTCTTTAAGGGTCCTAATGGAATGCGGGCCGGGCTGATCGCAGCCAGCCTAACCGCTTGCACTTTACTCATGATCGTTGAAGCGCATCTCGCCAAGACAGACGCCACCCTTCTGCTCACAGTTGTCCTCGCGCATATGGGGCTAGCGCAGTATTATCAGGCGACAATCGAATGCAGACCAAGAATAAGTGCATTCTTTTTGCTATGGGGCGGCATCGGCGCAGGACTGCTGATTAAAGGCCCAGTGATCGTAGCGATTGTGCTAGCCACAGCCCTTGCGTTGTCCGCAGCTGATAAAAATTTCAGATGGCTCCGCAACACACACCCACTATTTGGTTTTTTATTCGCGGCGACATTCATTCTGCCTTGGACAATTGCTGCGTCAATGAGTGGAGATGGGAACGTTATCCTAACGTCTCTATCCGAAGACTTCTTCCCGAAGCTCATTGGCGGCTCAGAGGGACACGGCGCATTCCCAGGTATGCATTTACTTTTGTCGCCCATAACGCTTTGGCCCGCATCCTTGATTATTCTTCCAGGACTGGTTTTAGCGTGGCGACAGCGCCATACGCCGGCTATCCGTTTCGCTCTCGCCTGGGCCGGAGCGACCTGGCTGATGTTTGAACTGGTGCCGACCAAACTCCCGCATTACATCCTGCCCATCGTGCCCGCACTTGCCCTGGCCGTCGCTGGGGCAATGTCCAACAGCACGACCAAGACAGCGCGCTGGGGATCTGCACTCTGGGCGATTGTGACGGTCCTCCTCGTTGGCGGCTGCCTATGGGCGTCGGCGACTTATTCGGGCTCAATCGCCATTACAGTGGTCTTTGCAGCCTGTCTGCTGAGTATTCTATATGCCTTGTGGAGTCATAAAACCGAAAAGCTTCTTCTTGTGCCTGTTACCGCAATTGTCACCAGCGGTCTGCTGTTTGGTGGCATTCTGCCTAACTTAACTGACCTTGCTTTAAGTCCGCGCATTGCAAAGGTGATTGCACAGCACCGCCACGGCAGCCGCGATCCTGTCGTGCTGACTCACTTTCAAGAGCCTTCGGCTGTATTTTTGCTTGGCACCAACACAATTATCACGAACGTCGACAGTGCGGCTGATCAACTTACAAATAGGCAAGACGCCCTAGCCGTCATTTCGAGCTCTCAACGCGACCTGATGACCGAAGCTTTATTCGCAAATCAAAGAGAGCTTGTTCCCCTAGACAGCATAGCTGGCTACAACTATTCAAAAGGCAGATCAGAAACGCTTTTAATTATTCGCAGCACCGACTTAGCAGTACCGTAA
- a CDS encoding 3-hydroxybutyryl-CoA dehydrogenase, whose translation MNDDSGRASQARKDESRVSKSDYEIKTIGIIGAGQMGSGIAHVSALAGYNVKVFDISEDQLKNALSGIDNNISRQVAKGRVTEEAKKDALAKITTGSALEFMADADLVIEAATEREDVKHKIFKDICPILKSDAILCSNTSSISITRLGAGTDRPERFMGLHFMNPVPVMKLVELIRGIATAEDTFSTVRGVAERLGKQTVSSEDFPAFIVNRILIPMINEGIYTLYEGVGSVSAIDTAMKLGANHPMGPLELADFIGLDTCLSIMSVLYEGLADSKYRPCPLLVKYVEAGWLGRKSGKGFYDYSGDEPVPTR comes from the coding sequence ATGAACGATGATAGCGGCCGTGCTTCGCAGGCCAGAAAGGATGAAAGCAGAGTGTCCAAATCTGATTACGAAATCAAAACCATTGGCATTATCGGTGCTGGCCAAATGGGAAGCGGCATTGCACACGTCAGCGCACTGGCTGGGTACAATGTTAAAGTCTTTGATATCAGCGAAGACCAACTTAAGAACGCGCTGTCAGGCATAGATAATAATATCTCCCGTCAAGTAGCAAAAGGTCGCGTCACTGAAGAAGCCAAAAAAGATGCGCTGGCCAAAATCACAACGGGTTCAGCATTGGAATTCATGGCCGATGCTGATTTGGTTATCGAAGCCGCAACAGAGCGAGAAGACGTTAAACACAAAATCTTCAAAGACATCTGTCCGATTTTGAAAAGTGATGCAATCCTCTGCTCGAACACGTCTTCAATTTCAATCACAAGACTGGGCGCAGGTACTGATCGTCCAGAACGGTTTATGGGCCTTCACTTCATGAACCCGGTTCCAGTGATGAAACTGGTCGAACTTATTCGCGGCATTGCAACAGCAGAAGACACCTTCTCAACAGTGCGCGGAGTAGCAGAGAGACTGGGCAAGCAGACTGTTTCATCTGAAGACTTCCCGGCCTTTATCGTTAACCGCATTCTTATCCCTATGATTAACGAAGGAATTTACACCTTGTATGAGGGTGTTGGTTCCGTATCAGCCATCGACACAGCCATGAAGCTCGGGGCCAACCATCCGATGGGCCCGTTGGAACTGGCTGACTTTATTGGCCTCGACACCTGCCTGTCGATTATGTCTGTCCTATATGAGGGGCTGGCTGACTCTAAATACCGCCCCTGCCCGCTTCTGGTCAAATACGTTGAAGCAGGCTGGCTGGGCCGTAAATCGGGCAAAGGCTTCTACGATTATTCCGGCGACGAGCCTGTGCCAACCCGCTAA
- a CDS encoding FAD-binding protein → MTSLVIAEHDNKDLKPSTLTTITAANQIGGDIHILIAGSNCAAVAEQAAKIAGVSAIKVADDAQYEHQLGEPVAALVKSVAGDYSHILAPATTFGKNFMPRVSALLDVAQVSDISAVVSADTFIRPIYAGNAMATVQSKDKTVLITVRGSTFDKAAAEGGSAAIESVSAAEDPKISTFVGQELSKSERPELTSAGIVISGGRGVGSSENFAIIETLADKLGAAVGASRAAVDAGYVPNDYQVGQTGKIVAPDLYIAIGISGAIQHLAGMKDSKVIVAINKDEEAPIFQIADYGLVGDLFDVVPQLSDAL, encoded by the coding sequence ATGACCAGCCTTGTCATAGCTGAACACGATAACAAAGACCTCAAACCTTCAACGCTGACCACAATAACAGCCGCAAATCAGATCGGTGGCGATATTCATATTCTGATTGCAGGATCAAACTGCGCTGCGGTTGCAGAGCAAGCGGCCAAGATTGCAGGCGTAAGCGCAATCAAGGTGGCTGATGATGCCCAATACGAGCATCAACTTGGCGAACCTGTGGCAGCCTTAGTAAAAAGTGTGGCTGGCGATTACAGTCATATTCTGGCGCCGGCCACAACGTTTGGTAAAAATTTTATGCCACGCGTTTCTGCGCTGCTGGACGTTGCACAGGTCTCAGATATCTCAGCCGTCGTTTCAGCAGATACCTTTATTCGCCCAATCTACGCTGGCAACGCAATGGCCACCGTACAAAGTAAAGACAAAACTGTCCTGATTACTGTGCGCGGCTCAACCTTCGACAAAGCGGCGGCAGAAGGCGGCTCCGCAGCTATTGAAAGCGTTTCAGCGGCAGAAGACCCAAAAATTTCGACATTTGTAGGTCAGGAATTATCGAAATCAGAGCGGCCTGAGTTGACCTCAGCAGGAATAGTTATTTCCGGCGGCCGCGGCGTCGGTAGTTCAGAGAACTTCGCAATTATCGAAACACTTGCAGACAAACTTGGCGCTGCTGTAGGTGCCTCACGGGCTGCTGTAGATGCCGGATATGTCCCCAACGATTATCAGGTTGGTCAGACCGGAAAAATTGTCGCACCTGACCTCTACATTGCCATCGGCATTTCTGGCGCGATCCAGCACCTTGCCGGGATGAAAGACAGTAAAGTTATTGTCGCAATCAACAAAGACGAGGAAGCGCCCATTTTCCAGATCGCCGACTATGGACTGGTAGGCGATTTGTTCGATGTGGTTCCCCAACTCTCTGACGCTCTCTAA
- a CDS encoding electron transfer flavoprotein subunit beta/FixA family protein, translating to MKVLVAVKRVVDYNVKVRVKADNSGVELANVKMSMNPFDEIAVEEAVRLKEAGTVEEIVAVSMGVQQCQETIRTALAMGADRGILVHTDDELQPLAVAKLLKALVEKESPDLVVVGKQAIDDDANQTGQMLAALLGWPQGTFASKVELSDGTATVTREVDGGLETVALTMPCVVTTDLRLNEPRYASLPNIMKAKKKPIDTITPEDLGVDTTPRIISLKVEEPAKRSGGVKVADVAELVDKLRNEAKVIS from the coding sequence ATGAAGGTCCTGGTCGCCGTCAAACGAGTGGTCGATTACAACGTCAAAGTTCGCGTTAAAGCGGATAATTCAGGCGTTGAACTCGCCAACGTCAAAATGTCTATGAACCCTTTTGACGAGATTGCTGTCGAAGAAGCCGTTCGCCTCAAGGAAGCCGGAACGGTTGAAGAAATTGTTGCCGTTAGTATGGGCGTTCAACAGTGTCAGGAAACCATTCGCACGGCGCTTGCCATGGGGGCAGATCGGGGGATTTTGGTTCACACCGATGATGAATTGCAGCCGCTCGCGGTCGCAAAACTGCTCAAGGCTTTGGTCGAGAAAGAAAGCCCTGATCTTGTCGTGGTGGGGAAACAGGCGATCGACGATGACGCCAATCAGACTGGCCAAATGCTGGCTGCGTTATTGGGATGGCCACAAGGAACTTTTGCGTCAAAAGTGGAACTGTCTGACGGCACGGCCACAGTCACCCGAGAGGTTGATGGTGGATTGGAAACCGTCGCTCTCACAATGCCGTGTGTCGTGACGACCGACTTGCGCCTCAATGAACCCCGCTATGCATCACTTCCGAACATCATGAAGGCCAAGAAAAAGCCTATCGATACAATCACGCCAGAAGACCTGGGCGTGGATACAACCCCACGCATCATATCGTTAAAAGTGGAAGAGCCTGCAAAACGATCTGGCGGCGTTAAAGTTGCCGATGTCGCAGAGCTTGTCGACAAACTCCGCAACGAAGCGAAGGTGATCTCATGA